Genomic DNA from Anas platyrhynchos isolate ZD024472 breed Pekin duck chromosome 30, IASCAAS_PekinDuck_T2T, whole genome shotgun sequence:
CAGCCTGCCGTCCCCCAGGACTCTCAGGTGCCTCTCTGCAGAgatgctctccagcaggtcacccCCCCAGCCTGTTCTGCtacttggggttattcctccccaggAACTTTCCATATGGAGTTtgcttgttcatttgtttgattttcctttctggCTTTGTGATAATGTTGCCTACACAGAAATGCCCTTCTTCATTCCCTTGTATCTAAGTATTCCCATCTGTGTGATCCATGGTTTCTCTAAACAATGAAACAGgctctctgtgtatttaaacCAAACAAATCCTGGTCTGAGACCCATTCTCAGCAGATCAGGAGTGAATGGAaactggggctgtggtggcaatgcccaaagccctgcagcagcctgcagtgagcactgctgtggggccaggccagcctgggagGTGGACAGAGgacagggagctgggagagctgggggccagctgggccaggctggaAGCTGCCCAGCAGAGAGAAACATCTGTGTTGAGCTGGGATGTGCAGCCACGCAAGGGGAGGACACCCACTGCTGGCTTTGGGTCGTGTGGCAGGGATGGAAGACAGGCTggtgcaggagggaggaggcTGGGCTGTGCCCATCAGGCACAGACAGAGCAGGGAGGTGGCCCAGGGCTTTTGTCACCTGCAGCCTCTCTTGTCATCCATGTCCAGCACTGGCCGCTCCCCCCAGGTTTAGGGGTGCATTTGGCTGCCAGGCCATCTCCATCCTTGTGCCAGGCTCAGGTCCTGTGTCAGGGgaacagccagccctgctggcctctgtcctggCCCAGAGCCCTGAAGACATGGAGCAGGGCTGTCTGCAGAGGCTCCCGTGGGATGTGGATGGGTCAGGGCAGGGGCCGGGTGTGGCATAATGACCACACGGACACCAGGGTTCTTTTAGGATCTGTAACTGCTacatctttattgatgacataacttcagcTCTTTCTTACTGAGGGCCTAACTTCATCTCTCATATTGaggacataacttcattatccCTTATcgaggacaggctcccttcttATACCATTCGCCCCCcagcagtacttttccactgactattcattggtcaacaactttgccctgcaacagcaaacacccagcatcttccatgccttaatggctggagaacaagcaaccccagaCAACAAGgggtctcctgaatcacccttctttgttccctctaaactctttacattcctgatggtctcatcattaagagtccgatgttatcaccaaccatggggcttgtcgaCCCCCATGGACATACTCCCACAGttgggggctggaggaggatgCAAACGCAGGAGGGCCATGGCAGGAGGGGACCCCAATTGTGTCATTGGGATTGTAATAGCAGGACTTGACCCAACCCTGAATGTGCACTGCCATGTGCGTTGCCTTGGCAGCACGGCTGTGGGACCGTGTgtggggcagtggggctgggacgCTGCAGGGATAGGGCACTGAGAGGGGCCATGAAGGATCTGCCAGGGGGTGACAGCAAGGACAGGCTCCAAAAAAGAAACTTAGATATCTGACCTTTGTGGTGGACATATGCTTTTAGAAAAGGCAAAGCTCACCTAGAGCTGGTGACTGCAAGGATATCAGGCCATGTGTACACAAAGACACAATCTTTTAAACACACATGGATGTGCACACGCAGGCGGGTATGGCTGAGCACACCCAGACCAACTGCAACTGGAAGAAGGCAGGACAGAGAGATGCGATCAGGTACAGGGTATCTGGAGTCTCTAGAGCAAGGACCAGACCTCTGGTCTCCACTGGTCCCCTCCATCTCTCTGTGCCGTTTGCCCATCGCTCACATCTCTGCCCACCAAGGGCACGTGAGATACTGCTGtccctcacagccctgcctgtaaTCTGCTCCTTTCTCCCGCTGTGCTTTGTCACACCCAGCACTTCCTTGTGCCTTTTCCCACAGGCTCCCACCCCATGTCCAGCTGGCatcactgcagggcagccctccccagggcccaggcatctgcctgcagcttccacagctgctgctcttgatGGCCTCCTGaggcctgcctgctcctggcccatcACAGTGTTGTGAGGAGgtgacctcagcagcagcagcccagccatggTGGACAGAACTGTCCCCTGCCAGATCTGCCGCCTGTGTCCCATGGGGTTTGTGATGCACTCAATGACATCgctgtgtctgcctgcctgccaccagGCAGTCAGATCACTGCAGTAGGAATGGCATCATAACCCACCTCCCAGCCGTGTCACTGGGACTTTCCTCCACATGTCCCctttccccagctcccagcacttcTGGGTTGGTTTCCTGATAGTTTGGGCGATATAAAATTCTAGAATCCCATCCACTTGCCTGTGAGTCTCCCAGTTATCTATATGTATGCAGTAACTGTGTATATACTTTTCCATTTACTTGCACATATATCTGTAGTTACAGATGGagctatacaaatatatatttctatgcaTACAGAAAGATGTGAATATTCCCACCAAGAAAGGCAAATAATACAGTTATGATTGGAACAACTTTAGCCATCTGAAGCATGTCGTGGAGCATTTTCACTCTGGTTTCCTCTAACATGCAGGAGAGAGTGACATGccatggaaaagatcctccttGAAGCAATGTCAAAatacatgcaagacaaagaggtgatctgaGAGAGCCAGCATGTTTTCATCAAGggtaaatcatgcctgacctATCTCGTGACTTTCTACTATGGAGTGATTGCATCAGTTGGCAAAGATCGATCGATGTCATCTtcctggacttctgcaaggcctttgacatgatCGCACATGACATCCTGCTCTCCAAATCGGAGAGGTATGGATTTGATGGGTGCACcgttcagtggataaggaattggcttaaACTcgcacccagagagtggtggtcaatggctctatgtccgaGTGCaggctggtgatgagtggtgtccctcaggggtctgtcctgggaccagtACTGTTCAGTATCTTTATCTATGACATAGACAGTAGGaccgagtgcaccctcagcaaatttgcagatgacaccaaactgagtGGTGCTGTTGATatgacagaaggaagggatgacatccaaagggacttggacacacttgagaagtgggcccatgtgaacctaatgagatTCAACACatctaagtgcaaggtgctgcacctgggccgaGGCAATCCTGGGCATgagtacaggctgggagaagaactcattgagagtagccctgcagagaaggacttgggggttctgttAGATGAAAAGCTTGATGTGAGTCGGCAGTGTGTGCTTGTGGGCCAGAAgtccaactgtgtcctgggctgtaTCAAGAGATGAgcagccagcaggtggagggaggtgattgtccccctctactctgtcctTGTGAGGCCCAACTGTGTAATTGCACTTCTATTCATCATTTCTAACCTATGTCAATCTTTTCTTGTATAGCTAACCCTTGGAAGGTGCACCTCATTGGAGGCAACTTGGATTTGGCTTACTGTTGAGGActgtggggtttgtttgttagCTTGGTTGGTGTTAGATgttaacaacaaaaccaacaacaaaaactgtgtCAGTGTACAGCCAGTTGAATGAGGAACAGAGGTGGGAATGGGTGCAAAGGAGCTGTAACAACAACCTGCAGAATACAGTGTAGAAGtctggtgtaaggaaaagtgatgcaagtcCCAGGTGGCTGATGCGAGAagtggtggggatggagagctgagcagcaaaGCTGACCACACAGTCTAGAACATCAAGGAACTGTTTTCTACCTCTCCAGACCTCCTTAGGAGGTAGATTGGATCCATTACAAATAAAGAATGATGCTATCCGTTCTTCTGAAAACTCTaaactaatggaaaataatcttaaattaGGAAAATGCACCTAGAAATCTGGTAATTGAATACTTTCTCTATAAACTGCATTCTTGAAACCTCACTAATTAACTGTGTAAGTCTGAAAGACTGGATGAAAATGGCTGAATGGTAATGAGCCCCATGGTGCATTTGGTGCTGTGTCCATGAACTTCAAGTagtgagaggagaatgatgtaACTGCGGGAGAAgttaaagtcagaaggaaacttTGAAGTGTCtgggagtattaatgggccccagtgAGGGTCATTactgacaaagcctccccatggacttgttagagcaCACAATTAGAGGCCATGATTGCAGGTAGGCAAAGGCACTGGGCAGGAGACTCTGATGCTGAGTAAAGgccttggtttgtttggtgaagcagaaaggccaagccctgtcccccagcccctgggcagggaggtCCTGTCCCTCACCcatggctcagggctcttcctggggcagtgggatgtGGGGTGTGTGATGCTGTGTGAAGGACAACGCTATGACACCTGCTGGCCTCCCCACTGGGTTGCAAGGAGGCAACAAGGCCCCGTTGTCATGAGCACAGCATGTGTCCTCGTGAGCCTCAGTAGCAGAGACAACTGCCATAGCCAGGGGAACAAAGACCTTAGTGCTGCTGGGGCCTTGCAGCCTTGTCAGTGCTCTTGGTATTCTCCACCGCAGGCTGTCCTGCACTATCCTATCCCTGCCCCCAAATCGCCCTTCAAGCAGGTGTCCTAACCCATCAGCCTTCTGGTACACTGTGAGCTGATCAGACAGATGAAACCTTACCAGCATCTTCCAATCCACatacctgctgctggccttccagCTTCTCAGGGAGATGTGACCAAGCTGTGTGCCTGTTGCTGTCCCACCGTATAATTAGGCAGAAGGGACTTGAAAACCCATACCCAAAGCCTCTTCCTGCATGGGGTCTATCAGGCTCTGTTGTAGTTAGATTCCAGGGGCTGAAGCTGATTGGTTCAGTTTAGCAAAGAGCAgactatatgtatatatataattacatttatatatatatatatatgtataaattaaGCAAGCTTTATTATGAGCTATTTGCATACATACAGACCCCAGGGTGATGACACTGGTACCGATGAGCATGGTGGTTTCCCCAGTCAATGATGTACTAGAGGAAGGAGTCAGTAGGCGTACTGCTTGAATGGTTGTCCCCATTGAGGCAACGTTGTCCTTGATAGTGCATCACATCTCTCTCCTCTGGTGGAGTACTCATTTTATCCCCTCCTATCCGGTAGCTGTTCTGACATGTGGGGCCAACACATGTTACAACGGCCATCATGCTCCTCCTTGGTGTTGTATAAGCACGACTACAAATGCACATGTGCACCATTTGGGTTGGGGTTGAACTGGCTCCGTGAAAGTTGTTACTTCATCCATCATTATCTTCCCCTGCTGCCCTCTGGCCAGCTTTTCCAGCTGCAAGTGTCATGAGTACAAGCTAAGCCATAAACTTTTTCTAGCCTTGCCACAGTCTCACCAGCATTGTCTCAAATCTTAGTtagttctgcatttttctttctctttaccCCTGCGTACATACTCAGCAACTTACACGCCTCCCCGCAAGGACAAGCTTTTCCCCTACAGACCAAACAACACAATCATAGTCATAAGATCACTATGCTTTTACACTGTCTCTCAGACAGAGGGCATCTCACAATCAGtctgccaagcaggtgccttctgctgccttaTCAGGGATGCTGGCAGGTGTGAGCTGAAAAGCGCAGATGTTAGCCAGGAGGCAAGGGCTAACACATCAGTTGCTTCAGGAAGAATTCACCTCATaggccctgtccccagccatgtTACTACCGCTGGCCTCTCAGCTCCAGAGGCTGAGGTGACCAGAGGCTTCCAACTGCATTTGAAGTTTCTGAGGCACAACAGTCCTTATACTAACATGCCCACCCAGCACCCTCTTTGTGGGACACAACCTGACCTAATAAATAGGAAACTTTTAAAGTTAAACTTATCGAGTAAATTTTCTACAacttgttataaatgaggttacaactcaatctgaatttagtagtatttataaaaggcaagtaaacagcgctgggtgtgtggAAAGTCTGcgctccaccaacatgcacacacaactGTGGGATTTTCTATATAAAGAATGTTGCATTTACGTATTCATAAGAAACCCAAGTACGTCTATACATATGTATGACCTATCCCTGCTTTGTATTATAATTagcatttccataaactcctcctTTTTGTGCCTGCACAGCATCTCTTGGTGGTGGTCGTTGAGGGTTGTGGGGATGAAggctaatgattttttttcatcaccACTAGTAACCTTTTGTTCCAGTGCAGGCTCCATGGTTTCCCTGATCTCGTTCAAACCACAGGAGTGGCTTCAGccagctccttttcttctgtgtagGTTCTGTCCTCCTTATCTTCAAACCAGAAGGCTCCCGAAAATACCAAAATATGATTGATATTAACTTATGCGAGACCATCTTTTCCTGCGTCTCGTTAACTCTTAAAACTACACTAAAACTTAACTCTTAAAACTACACTACAGTTTACTCTGTGTTTTCCATTGTTCTATACCAATCATCTAATTGACACGAATTACTATGCCATGTATCACAAACTGCTTCAAATATACACTCTTCAGAGGATCTACTGTGTTCATAGTAACACATGATGTACATGTATCTCTACCTCTGCTCTCTCCTAATTCCAAGATTTAATAAAGACATTCAACAGTGTTGGCCCAAGTGCTGATCACTGAGGGATACTGCTAGGAACTGTCTGACAGGAGAACTTTGCACCACAGATGACACCTGGACCTGATTGTCCAGCATGCTTCCCACCCACAGCCTCATCCATTTGTTAAGTCCACATAGCACCAACCAGGCTAGAAGAAGTCTCTGGAAGACAATGTCAAAAGCCTTTCTAAAGTGCACGTAGACAGcatccctttctttcccctcacCTATGGGTTCAGCAATCCCGTTTTTGTCCAAGTGCCTGGAGGTGGCTGTAGCTTGGTCCATCACCTTCTGAGGgactgaggtgaggctgaccagcctGAATTCTCCCCACCCTCCTCTGTCCTCTTCCAGAAGAAAGGTTTGATGTCATTCCAAGTCTCCAGAAAGCTCTCTGGTCCATCTGGCACATTTCCTGACAGTCCAAAAAGGCAGGGGAGGGTGATGCAAGAGACAGGGGCATTTGCAATGAACCTGTGTAGGGCAGGTGAGATGGATCTCATGGGGATGGTAGGGATTGTTCATGGCATCATACATGGAAGCATCAGGGCTTTTTGAGGCGTCCACATCTGAGCTGGCCTTCTGCACTTCTCATACTCAGAACTGTATTCAGAGACACAAGTCCTTCCCTTGCACACCCAAAGGCAGGGCATTGCAATGGTTGTGGTGTCTCTCTGGCTCCTTCTGCCTCTCCTAGAGCCTGGGAGGCATTTCAGCCCTGTGGTGCATTGCCCTTCTGGGTACTTGTTTGAGATACCCTATGGCATGAGGAATGGACACAGACTGAAGACATTAGTGCTCACTCAGGTTCCCCTCAGCACAttacagaatcagagaatcattaaagttgcaaaagacctccaagaccatctggtccaaccacagCAAAATCAAATGATCGGGAGtagagcaaaagcaaaagcaaaaagcagccaATGAGAAGTGATCTTGCAGAAGTTGCGCCCTTATGTGCCCAAGTGGCATGGGCAGTGCTGGTTTCCCTCTCTAATGTGGAAAAGGCTGGGTCCCCTTCTCAAGAGAGAATTTTTGCCAGGAAGAAGTGCTTTTCTGTGACTCCTCTTTCTGCACAGCAGAATgacaaaaagacaaacatttcaTCAAAGCTTTTCATGAAGGCCCTGCTGCAGACAGGAAGCCTCACCGTGAGCTCTGGAGGGAACCCAGAAGACTGTAACTAGCACCAGGAAGATCCAGCAAGCTCAAAATATCTTCTCTAGAGtagaaaatgtttgaaatcATGAATTGGAAAGAATTCATGTCTGTgagtgaaggagaaagacatATGTTATGTCAACATGGCAGTGCTGAAGGCCCTTACAAAATCAGAGATGATGAAGTTTCATTTTGGCATTTGTGCCTTGGCATAGGAGGTGGGGAATGCCCAGTGCTGGGGCATGTGTGCTCAGCTGTACCCTGTGAGTTGACCTTGCTCTCTTCCCCTCTGTCACTCTCCACACTTGGATGGACACATGAAACATCCACAATCCTGGAGGATGCATGAACCTCCTGGAGTGATGTCCCTTTATTGCAGGGGACAGTGAAATACATGAGATGCAGGGAGAGAGCAGAGTGTGTGTAGCAGTGAGTGTGTATGAACGTAAATGATTCCATAATTCTATAGAGAGCATGGTCAATGGGGCATAGGGCACCCTCAGCAggttgctgaggacacaaaactgggagaagtGGTTGATAGAGAAGAAGGGTGTTCTTCCATCCAGATAGACCTCAGCATGCTGGGGAACCGGAACCTCAGGAATTTtaacaaagggaaaaggaagtcCTTCCCATAGTGAGAAATAAGTCctgcaccagtacaggctggggagggactgaTGAAGAGACAAGGACCTTGGGGTACTGGTAGACAGCaagctgaccatgagccagcaggcTGCCCTTGTGTCAAGGGTGGCCAACAGCCTCCTGGACTGCATTAGACagagcattgccagcaggtcaaaggaggcGGTCCTTCcactctgctcagcactggtaaTGCCATTTTTGCAGTCCTATGTCTGTTGCTGGGCTTCaaagtacaagaaggacatgggtTGAGAGAGCTGGTACtattcagcttggagaagagaccGTTCCGAGGGTGTTCTTGTCAATGTCTGACAAAAGGACAGGATAAGGGAACCAGGATGTTCTCagggcagctgagcagcaggacaagaggcaatggccACTAACTGACCCTAAGAAAACTTCTCTTTACTGTAGGTGACTGACGAACGTTGCCCAGAGGGATACTGCAGCTTCCATCCTTGGGGATGTTCTAAACACTGCTGGACCCTGTCCTGGCCAACCTGCTCCAGCTGGCCATGCTTGAGTAGGAAGCGCTTGAACTAGACAGTCTCCATAGGCCTTTTCCAACCCTcattattttgtgattctgtaatgcCCAACAGTGTTTCTGAGAAATTTTCTGTGGTACCCTCATCCTCGATGagtcctgcagcccatggatcAGAGCTGCATTTTGAGGATGAACATGGTCACTAGGTAGTGCTGAGGACAGGGCCGGACAGGGATTACAAAAGCCAGCAACGTCACAACACACAGAAGTGCCCATTACCCCTGGCTCCACTgtccagccccttcccctgacAAGACTTAGTGTCACAAAGGACCTCTGGAGCTCTCTCGCACCATggtctgctctgagcagggataACTTAACTAAGAGATCGGATTGGTCAGTACTTTCTCCTGACCAAGTGTTAATTCACATTCATggtgatttattttctccttaaaacCATTATaaatttctttctgccttcttcaagcctaatttttttaagtgttgcTGGGATTGAGTTAACATTCTTAGAGCAGCTTAAATAGTGctgttctttccatttcttcaagGGCAAGAAGGACCAATGAGACTTACaggctggtcagcctcaccttCTTCCCTATGAAGATAACAGAGCAGCTCATCCTGTCAACCATTTACAGGCAAAGAAAGGACATGAAAGTCATCAGCAGTAGTAAGCTGGATTCACCAAAGGGAAGTCATGCTTGAACAACTTGCAAAGGGAAGTCATGCTTGAACAACTTGAAAACGTTCTATGATAAAATGACTGATACCTCAAGCATTCTGTGAAATTGTGTGATCTTGGACTAAGGCTCCTGTGAAAGCTTCTCCTATCTGTTCATGCAACAACAAGCCAATTGGGATCTTGGGCTGAGGGTCCCATGTGCACAGTGATGGTCAACAGTTTCCCAAGCTAATAGAGTATCCACATTTTTGTCTATCAGAAAATTTCCAACCCAGGTCAGCTCCTGTCTGAtctctccccattcctcttctGATCAGGCCTGGTGCTCCTGGCCTCCTCCAAGTGCTCCTCACAGGACCCTGAGTGCTGCTCCATAGAGAGAGGGGACCGTGATGCCCAAGGTGCTGCAGTTACTTTGTACTGGCTAAGATGGTCAAAGTAGGAAACACCCACAAGTGCACAAGAGTCCAGTCCTCATTCTGCAACACACCTCCCTGTGATCCCCACCCCTGAACCTATGGAAAACGAAGCACAGCCAAGGCAATGGAGACTGCAATTCCTGAAGCTAATTCCtgctttcataaggaaaaaGAGACCAGCCTTCGGTTCCTGCAGTGAGGAGGCACCCTTTTATTAGAGATGCTCCTcaggaagacagaaataacaCCTTGATGACAACTGTACAGAAGGTCTTTGGGTTAGCAGGCACAGCAGGTTCATGCCTTTGGAGATGAGGGGTGGATAAATACATTTGTGTATTAACATGATCGTcagactttaaaagaaaaaatgcacagaCCTTCCCTGgggtaaaagaaggaaaaacctgtCAGGAAACATGGGCATCTTCCTGCTCCTGACTGTGAACCCATTGAATCAGTTTCCTGAGGGCATATTTGagttcctggttcctcatgctatagatgagggggttcactgctggaggaatcactgagtacagaactgccaccagcAGATCTAGAGGtggagaggaggtggaggagggctTCAGGTAGGAAAACATACTGGTGCTGATAACCATAAAGACCACGGCCaagtgagggaggcacgtggaaaaggctctgtgctgtccctgctcagagggcatctgCAACACAATAGTGAAGATTTTAATGTAAGACAggataatgaaaacaaaacaccccagaGCAAGGACAAAACTGCTGGCAAACACCCCAACTTCCCGGAGATAGAAATCTGAGCAGGACAGTTTGAAGATCtgtgggatttcacagaagaattgGTCCagagcattgccttggcagaggggcagggaaaatgtattggcagtgtgcaggacagcgttgagaaagccactgccccaggcagctgctgccatctgggcacaagctctgctgcccaggagggtcccgtagtgaaggggcttgcagatggcaacatagcggtcgtaggacatgacagtgagaagaaaatattctgctgagatgaaaaatagaaagagaaagacctgtgcaacaCACCCATCATAGGAAATGGccttggtgtcccagagggaattggccatggctttggggacagtggtggagatgcagcccaggtcaaggagggcgaggttgaggaggaagaagtacatgggggtgtggaggcggtggttgaAGGCTATggtggtgaggatgaggccgttgcccaggagggcagccaggtagatgcccaggaaaagcgcgaagtgcaggagctgcagctcccgtgtgtctgcgaatgccagcaggaggaactcggtgatggagctgctgttggacatctgatgCCTCTGGACATGGGTCCTGTTCATGGAAGGAATTACAAGTGAAAAGTCAAACATGTACAACACCTATTGCATATCTTGTAGGAAGTGCCCTCCACACCACatctgttgccttcagggggcagtggcgacctggttcaggaacggcacggcgaccagcCCCAGGCCGCttggtccatcggctcacagacaccaatgtggtggatggcaaatcacgtttattgtcgagtcacatgggcttatatacccgaggcccatagcgtcacttccgcttgcttacatcacaggccacacgctactgtccatcaagggaggggctccacttTTCCGTACAGC
This window encodes:
- the LOC139999794 gene encoding olfactory receptor 14A16-like, which translates into the protein MSNSSSITEFLLLAFADTRELQLLHFALFLGIYLAALLGNGLILTTIAFNHRLHTPMYFFLLNLALLDLGCISTTVPKAMANSLWDTKAISYDGCVAQVFLFLFFISAEYFLLTVMSYDRYVAICKPLHYGTLLGSRACAQMAAAAWGSGFLNAVLHTANTFSLPLCQGNALDQFFCEIPQIFKLSCSDFYLREVGVFASSFVLALGCFVFIILSYIKIFTIVLQMPSEQGQHRAFSTCLPHLAVVFMVISTSMFSYLKPSSTSSPPLDLLVAVLYSVIPPAVNPLIYSMRNQELKYALRKLIQWVHSQEQEDAHVS